The DNA window TTCCTCTTGGCCAGATACACCGTGCCAATCAGGGCAACGAACAGGAGGAGCGAAGCCACTTCGAACGGGAACAAGTATTTGGAGAACAGGGCCTCTCCGAGGGCAGCCACGCTACCATGGGTGCCCACGACCCGTGGACCGGGATGGATGGGTGTGCCTTGAATGATTATCAGAGTCAGACCGAGAAAGAACACAATAATGAGGAGCAGGGAGAGTCCTCGCTTGAGCTGCACTAGTCTGGGGAGCGCGTCTTCCCTGCTAACATTCAGGAGCATGATTACAAAAAGGAACAGAACCATAATGGCCCCGGCGTATATGAGAATCTCAAGAACGGCGAGAAAATAGGCCCCGAGGAGCAGGAACAAGGATGCGAGGGAAAAAAAAGTCAATATCAGAAAAATGACACTGTACACCGCGTTCCGATTAAGAACAACCAGAAGGGCGGATGCAACAGCAATAAAGGAAATTATGTAGAAGATCAGGGTCAGTGACATAGCTTAATACGAGAACGGCAGCTCTATTCCACCCTTGATCCTATTCCTGAACTGGTTTTTTCAGAACCCGGGCGGTAATAGCTTGTGCTTTTGGTTGCCTCATAGACTTCCAGAAGACCTTCCTTGTCAATCCAGAGTCCCTCACGTGTGAAATCCGAGAAGTCATAGATTTCCGTCAATTCGATCGCCTCCTCAGGACAAGCCATTTCGCAGAATCCGCAAAAGATACATCTCAGAAGGTCAATGTCAAACCGTACGGGATACCTTTCTTCGTCCCCTTCCCAGGGTGAGGAGCCGGGCACGATGTGAATACAGTTGGCAGGACATGCCGCCACACACATTTCACAGGCCACACACCTAATCCGTTCATCAGGATACTTGTTGAGACGGTGCAAACCTCGATACCCCTCCGGGGGCACATGCTTTTCGTCGGGGTATTCCACAGTTATTTTTTTTCGATACATGTGTCGTAATGTGACCATCAGTCCCTTGATCATGGCCGGGAGATAGAGCTTATCCCACAAGGTTGGTTCGTATGATGTTATGATTGTACCCACGAATGCTGCTAAGTCACGAGAACCAGGTAACCACCGGTGAAGAATATGTTCAGAATTGCCAGAGGAAGCATAACTTTCCATCCCAGTGTCATTAGTTGGTCGTACCGAAAGCGGGGAAATGTCCATCTAACCCATATGTAGAGAAACAGGAAAAAGGCAGTCTTTGCGGCGAAGACCAGGGCGGATGCTAACCAACCCCAGTTTCCCAACACAGTTTCATCGATTCCCGGTATGTCCCAGCCGCCAAAGAAGAGGGTCACGGTGAGGGCTGAGGCGGTCACCATATTGGCATACTCTGCCAGAAAAAACATGGCAAACTTCATGCTGCTGTATTCCGTATGATAACCCCCGACGAGTTCCTGTTCCGCCTCGGCAAGATCGAAGGGAAGCCGGTTTGTTTCGGCATAGGTCGCGATGAGGAAAATGAGGAATGCCAGAGGCTGCTTGAATATATTCCAGGAGAGCAGATGCCCCTGCTGATCGGCGACGATGTCTCCCAATCTGAGAGATCCGGATAGAAGAACGATACTCACGATGGCCAGTCCCATCGCAAGTTCATAGCTGATGAGCTGGGCAGAGGAACGCAATCCCCCCAGAAGAGGATATTTACTGTTAGAAGACCACCCTGCCAGGACAATTCCGTACACACCAACACTGGTGAGGGCCAGAATGTACAGGATTCCTATATTGACATCAGCAACCTGAAGGGCGATATCACGACCAAAAAGGTGCAGTGGAGCTCCAAACGGGATGACGGCAAACGTCATTAAAGCAGGAATCAGGAGCATGGCAGGGGCGAGAATGAAGATAGGTTTGTCCACACCGGCAGGCACAAGGTCCTCCTTCATTAAGAATTTGATTCCGTCAGCCAGGGGTTGAAACATCCCCTTGGGCCCCACTCGGTTGGGCCCGAGGCGATCCTGAATGAAAGCGGACAGACGCCTCTCGCCGTACATCATGCCCATGACAGCGAGCATGGTTGCCCCGAAGACGGCCACCACCTTCACGGTAATAATCGCAGTTCCGAGCAGATCCATCACGCCGTCCCTATCCGTCCGTGGGGAGTCCCTGATCTCCCAGACGAAAAAGAGAGATCTCACTGTAGGCCGGAAAATCGTCTCCTATTTCTCTCAAGATATCGGCCACATCGCCATATTTGAGCTCCCGCTTGCCCACTGTATTCATCACCTCCATGACAATGGCCCAATCGTGTCTGATGCTCCCGCTCAAAGGAAGAGAAGGGCGGAGCCATTGAACTCTCCCTCGATCACTGGTGAGGGTCCCTTCTCGCTCCAGGGGGGCGGGCCCGGGAAGAACAAGATGAGCAGAACGAGCCATGGGTGTCATGGCATAGGTTTGAACCACCGCGAAGCGTAAGTTTCGAAAAACATCACCCCACCCTTCCCCGAGTCCTCTGTCAATACCATCATCCAACACATACATCAATTTGATTTTCTTCTCTCTTATGGTGTCCAGAATATCATCCACGAGATCAGGACAGAGATCGACAACTCCTCTACGATTCGGAGATCGGTCCCCGCTAATCCGAAATCCGGAGGAGTAAACCAGATCTTTCTCCTCTTCGATGGGAGGTAACATACCCAGGGCACTCCGTCCTCTGAATACCTTTTTCATGAGACGCCCCAGAAGGAAATTGGACTCGTTAGTATGGAATGGGGAGACAATCCCAGCTACAAAGGGTTTTTCCTTTTCGGTCCCTCTGGTGAAGTGATCGAACACTTCCTTCAGCGCCCCCTCCCAGCTAATCTCTGAGAATTCACCATTTTTCCTGATGAGTGGTTGCGTAACACGCTCAATATCCTCATACCGATGAAATCCGTAACGTCCTATGTCGCACATGAAATAGCCGTTTACTTCATGATTCTCCCTTGGAGTTATCCGGTAGATCCTGTCATCCTGATAGCATACGTCGATATTGCACCCCACGCTGCAGTCAGTGCAGACTGACGACTGGTTAGATAGATTCCAGATTCGATTCTTGTGGATGTAGTCAGTACTCAAGAGGGCTCCCACCGGGCAGATGTCCGCTGCATTCCCTGCGAGAAAATTGTCCAGGGGATGATCCTCAAGCACCGCTATCTTGGAAGGGTTGCCCCGGAACTTTATAAACAACTCCTTTGTTCCAGAAATCTGTTCGGTGAATCGGACACACCGGGTACACATGATGCACCGGTTGTGATTGATCACAATTCTTGAGCCTAAGTACTCATTGGGTCGAACCCTTTTGTTCTCCTCAAACCGGCTGTGAGCGCGGCCATATCTGAAAGAATAGTCCTGCAGGAGACATTCCCCCGCCTGGTCGCAGACGGGACAGTCAAGGGGATGATTGATGAGGAGAAATTCGAGGATATTCTCCTGCTCCTTTTTCACGAGGTCATTTTGAGTATGAATGACCGCATCATACTTCCCGTCAACCTTTTTCTCCTTGGATACCTCTTCGATGAATGTGTTGCATGAAATCTGGAGCTTGTCCATCCCCTCAACCTGAACCAGGCACATTCGGCAGCTTCCTACGATATCAAGAGCCGGATGATAGCAGTAATGGGGGATCTCAATTCCTCCGGCCAAGGCTGCTTCCAAGACACTCGTTTCCTGCTCAACCTCAAGTTCCTTGTCATCTATTCTGATGAAGGCCACGCGATCCCCATCCCAGTCTCAAAACGTCGCGGCGAATTCGTCCTGGAATTTCTCAACGAAACTTCTCACAGGCCAGGCGACGGCTTCGCCGAAGGGGCAGAGAGTCTTGCCGTAGCTCCCCTGGGACAAATCACTCAGACCTCCTATATTCTCGGTAACATCGAGAATCAAATCTATGTCTTTGCGTTGAGCATTGCCCCGGAAAAGGCGGGTCAAGATTTGTACGAGCCAAACCGTCCCCTCCCTGCAAGGAGTGCACTGGCCACATGATTCCTGGGCGAAAAACCGGGCGAGATTAAGGCATGCGTTCACCATGTTGACCGATTCATCCATCACAATGATTCCAGCTGAACCGAGAATTGTATGCCTGGCAGCGAGAGATTCGAAGTCCATGTTTAACCCCTCGATCCCTTCCGCGGTGAGAACGGCTGATGAGACTCCTCCGGGAAGCACTGCCTTAAGAGCTTTTCCACCGTCAATTCCGCCCCCAAAATCATAAATCAACTCAGACAGAGGAACTCCCATGGGAGCCTCGTAGACACCCGGATTGTTCACGCTGCCGGAGAGACAAAATAGCTTGGGACCCGGTCCCTGCTCCGGTCCAATGGACTTGAACCACCCCGAGCCCCGGTCGATAATGTCCGGTAGACATGCAAGGGTCTCCACATTTTGCACGACGGTAGGGCATGCCAGATATCCCGCAACAGCGGGAAAAGGCGGTCTTATCCTTGGCCACCCTCGCTTACCTTCCAGCGATTCGAGAAGACCTGTCTCCTCACCGCAAATGTACGCCCCTGCGCCCCGGTGTATGACTACATCCAGGTGGTAGTCCGAGCCAGAGATATTCTCACCCAGGAGATTGGCTTCGTAGGCCTCTCCGACGGCCCCTTCGAGAATCTTGTACTCCTTGTAGAATTCCCCTCGTATGTAGATAAAGGCCTTATGGCAATCGATGGCATATGACGCGATGATCATCCCTTCCAGCATCCTGTGGGGAGCCTTGTTCATGATCAGGCGATCCTTGAAAGTTCCCGGCTCACTCTCGTCCGCATTGCAGATGAGATACTTGGGTTTCGGAGAATCCTTTGGTACAAATTCCCATTTCTTGCCTGTGGGGAATCCAGCTCCCCCGCGCCCCCTCAGGTTTGAAGCCTTGATTTCCTGGGTAACGTCGTCGGGTCCCCCACCTTTGAGAATCTTGTTCAGAGACGCGTAACCACCGCCCTTTACGTAGGTTCTCAGAGTGTGGGAATCCTGAAGATGCACGTCTCGTGTCAAAACCGGTTCGAAGCGGGCTGGATCTGAATGGCCTGTCACGAGAGCGATTTCAGCAACTTATCCAGTTTTTCTACGGTCATTTTCTCGTGATGGTCATTGTTCACCTGAACCAGAGGAGCGATGTCACAAGCACCGAGGCACTCCACCTTCATGACTGTGAACTTTCCGTCTTTCGTTGTCTCCCCCGGTTGAATGCTCAATCTCTCGCACAGATGATCCACCAGATTATCAGCCCCCCTTATGCTGCAGGGCAGTGTTTGACAGATCTGAAGGATGAATTCCCCTTTCGGTGCTGTGTGGAGCATGGAGTAAAACGATACCGTTTCCATGATTTCACTGGGGTGAGCTTCGACAATTCTGGCCACGGCATTTATGATCGGTTGGGTAATATATCCAGCCTCAGCCGTGGCCATGTGAAGAAGGGGTAGCAAGGCCGAGCGCCTGTCCGGGTATTGGGAAAGTATGTTCTCTACCTGAGAAGGATTTCTGAATCTGAATGTCTGATCGTTTGCACCCTTCTCGTTCACCGGTCCAATTCTCCCGCAATAATGTTGAGGCCACCCAATATGGCCACCGCGTCTGACAGCATATGTCCTTTCATGATCTTGGAGAACACTGAATAATTGATGAATGATGGAGGCCTTGTTCTTACCTTATAGGGAACGCTACTGCCGTCGCTCACGATATAGAACCCCAGCTCTCCATTCGGAGATTCCGTAGGGACATACGCTTCACCCACCGGAGGTTTCATTCCCCGGTTTGGCATCGTGATCTCGAAATGATATATCAATCCTTCAATGGAGTTGTAAACCTCATCCTTGGGGGGAAGAATGACTTTTGAACTGCTGTCGACATTTACCTCACCCGGCGGCATTTTGTCTATTGCCTGCCTGCACAGCAGGGCACTCTGCCGAATCTCCTCCATGCGAACGAGATAACGGTCAAAGACATCACCATTCAAACCGATCGCAACGTCGAACTCAAAGTCATCGTAGCTTGAATACGGTTCTTTCACCCGGATATCCCAGTCGACCCCGGCTGCCCGTGCCATGGGTCCGGTAATTCCGTAGGAGATAGCATCTTCCTTCGTGATGACACCCACACCTTTGGTCCGGTTTTGCCAGATACGGTTCTTATTGAGGAGTGTTTGAACGTCATTCGTAACCTCATCCACCTGGCCCAAAACTTTGATCACGGCGTCGTTGAAGCCGTGGGGAATATCTCTCGTCAAACCACCCACCACCGTATAGCTGGTCGTGAGGCGGGTTCCGGTAGCGGATTCGAAAAGATCGTAAATCGCTTCCCTGAGACGAAAACAGTAGAGAAATACCGTCATTGCTCCCAAGTCGACCGCCTGCATGCCAACACAAACGAGATGATCCGCAATTCGGCTCAGTTCACACATGAGTAGACGGATATACTGAGCGCGCCTGGGAACCTCAATGCCCATCAGCTTCTCCGCCGAAAGGGCGTAGGCAACGTTGTTACAGAGAGGGGACATATAATTCATCCGGTCCGTGATGGTGATGTATTGATTATAATTGAGATATTCTCCCAGCTTTTCGAAACCAGAATGGAGAAAACCGATTTCCGGCCGAACACCTACCACCGTCTCCCCGTCTAATTCCATGATAATGCGGAGAGTGCCGTGAGTGGCTGGGTGAGAAGGCCCGAAGTTGAGGACCATCCGCTCCGTTTCCAGGGACTTTTCTTCCGTAACCATCAGATTCTCTTGACGCATCTGGTCCGTCCAGTCATTTCCGAGGCGATTTGGATCCTATCTTTCGTTCCACCACAGGGAAATCCTTCCTCTCCCCTCTGCCCACCCTGGGATAATCCTTCCGCAAGGGATAACCTTCATAGTCATGAGGATTGAGAATCCGTGTGAGATCCGGATGACCTTCGAACCGGATACCGTACAAATCATAGACCTCCCTCTCCTGCCAGTCAGCTGTTCTCCAGAGCGATTCCACCGATGCCAGCGAAGGGTCATCCTCCGGTACATGCGCTTTCACGGTCAAACGCTCCACTTTCTCATGTGAAAGTAGATGATAGACCACAACAAACCGTTCAAATCCCCCCAAAGTCAAGTTATCCACGGCCGTAAGGTCAGCCAGAAAGTTGAAACCTTCTCCTTTTAGCTCTTTTAAGACCTGAAGGATGGCGTCCCCTTTGACGTGAAGAGTGGTATCTCCCGCAAATTGTGTGACGTCCAGAATTGCGTCTGAATGTCCTTCCTTGATGCGGGAGATAATACGAGGGACGGACATCTACACGGGCGTGGAGACTGAGTAGTCCGACAGTCTTTCTCTCTCCACAAGATCCTGCAGCTTCATGAGTCCATCCAGAACTCCCTCCGGACGTGGAGGACAGCCCGGAACGTAGACGTCAACGGGAATGAACTGGTCCACGCCCTGAATTACGCTGTAGGTATCGAAAACCCCTCCGCTGGAAGCACAGGCGCCCATGGATATCACCCATTTAGGCTCTGGCATTTGTTCGTAAATGCGAGTGAGAACGGGCATCATCTTAATGGTAATGCGCCCAGCAACGAGCAGGAGATCAGATTGGCGGGGGGAGAATCGTATCGCCTCCGCCCCGAACCGGGCGATGTCCGTGCGTGCAGCCAGGGCCGCCATCATTTCGATGCCACAGCAGGCGGTTCCGAACGGCATGGGCCACAGGGAGTTCTTGCGGCTCCAGTTGATGGCACTTTCCACGGTCGTGGTCAGAATGTTCGATTTGATTTCCTGGCTGGTCACCTTGTTATGAAATTTGCGGTTATATTCCTCATCTTGTTCTTTGTTAGTTGTCCGTTGTCAGTTGTTCTTGGATCTTTGCCAATTGATTTCAAATATGCGTTTGATCTTGGTGCCAGCTCATCTACAAGCTGTCTGAATTTGTTCACCTCTTCACCATCTAAACTATTCATTAGCCACATCCCGATTTGATCGGGACAGTGTGAACAGAGAGTAAATCAATTTGATAGTAAAAACTTATGATGATTCACTTCAAATCTATTTATGAGAGTATTCTAGACACGTCATCTTTCTCTAAACTTATGTTAATTATAATTATACTTGTCTGTGACCTCTGCCTGTCCCGCCTGCCTGCCGGCAGGCAGGTTGAATGCGAAGCAATTCAATCGGGGTGGCTTCGTGGTGAATCTCATCTCAAGATCCTTTGGAAGATCCTGTGAATAATTGAGGTTAGGTTTTCGAAATTTGTTCTCGCTCTTGCTCCTCTCCGTGCATATTCCTTATCCAAGTTATTCACACTTCCCTACTCATATCTCCAACGGACAACTGACCACGATCCGGGGTCATTCCCACTCGAGAGCGCCCTTCCTCCAGACAAACAGGTAGCCGAACATGAGTATGGAAAGGAAGATTACCATTTCCAGGAAAATGAAGGACCCCGCCGAAAGAAATTCCTTGAACACCACCGCCCAGGGAAAGAGGTAGACAATCTCAATGTCGAATATGATGAAAAGGAGTCCAACAAGAAAGTACTTCACGGAAAAACGGATGCGGGACGCTGCAATGGGGTCGACTCCGGATTCGTAGGCCATTGATTTCGCAGGACTCTTCGCCCTGGGCCCAAGAAAATGGGTTAATCCCAGCACAACGAGAACAAAGGTCACTGCTAACACAAAAACGAAGAATATGGGAACGTAGTCTTCAATCATGATCGGATTGCCAGGAAACGTTTTTCAGGAACGAAAAATTTACATCCTTGCTACGAAGAACATCAAGGAATTGTGGACCCAGCTGGCGATGGGGGACCAGTAAACGCCGAAGAGAATTGTCGGAATACCGAGCACAAGAAGTAATGAGCTGGACGGTCTGGGAGGCAGATAGAGTTCCTGTTGAGATTCTCCTTCGAAGAACATGACTTTCACGACCCGCATATAGTAGTAGAGAGACACGACACTGTTGATGGCCCCAACGACAGCGAGCCAATAGAATTGAGGACCCCCGTTAATGAGCGCTGCGAACAGATAAAATTTCCCGATAAAGCCTGCCGTAGGGGGAATTCCCGTTAGGGAAAACATGAACACCGCCATGAGAACTCCCAGGAAGGGGGATTTGAATCCCATGCCGCTGTATTCGTCGATGAGTTCGGTCTTGTATTGATTGGAAATGAGGATGGCCACGAGAAAGGCGCCCAGCTGCATAAACAGATAGATGACTATGTAGAAAATCATTGCATAGATCCCATCCTGGGACATCACCGGAATCCCCATCATAATGTAGCCGGCGTGAGCTATGCTGGAATAGGCCAGGAGTCGTTTGATATTCGATTGTTGAATGGCCACCAGATTGCCCAGAATCATTGTAGCAGCCGACACGGCTGCCATAATATGCTGCCATGGAATCCCTTCCAGGGATTGCCATGCCGCCGCGTTCAAGAACTCCCCGGTGCCAAAAAGGGAGTTGAAAAACCGGATGAGAAGCGCAAAGCCCGCAGCTTTCGGAGCCACTGACAGATAGGCTGTGATGGGCGTGGGAGCACCTTCGTACACGTCAGGGGTCCAGAAATGGAACGGGACAGCAGAAATCTTGTAACCAAATCCAGCCATTATGAAAATTGTGGCGATCATCAGTGCAAGGTTTGCCTCCTCTCCCAGGAGGGACACGGCCTCTCTGATTTCAAAGAGTTTTGTGGTGCCCGTAAGACCGAACAGCAGGCTCAGACCGTAAAGCATGATTCCCGAAGAAAAGGCACCGTAGATGACGTATTTCAGAGACGCCTCATTCGATCTGACCTGTACCTTCAGATACCCGGCGAGGATGAAAGAGACAATGCTCACAACTTCTATGGACAGGTATACCATAATCAGATCTACGCTTGACGCCATTAGAAACATACCGAGTACCATCGTCGCCAGAAGACCGTAGTATTCACCCATTCTTACTTCCGCCAATTCGTCGCTCCTCAGGGACATGAGAATCACGATACCGGTAGCCAGCAGGAATACAAACTTGAAAATTCTTGCAAAGGGATCGAGGGCAAGGGAACCGAGGAAAAGACTGGTTATCTCTCCGGATGAAGAGAGCCACAGGGCGACAAGTGCAAAAGCGAGTCCACCCAGCACCCAGTAGCCGACTCTCGAAGATTTTTCCCTGGGATAGATGAGATCGGCGATAATGGCAACAAGAATTGTGCCGAGGACGGCCAATTCAGGAACGAACAGCCTCAGGCTCTGGAAATTATCCACTGATCCGTTAATGAAGAGCCATGAGCGGACTCGATTGCACAATTTCAATCAGATGAGCCATGGTCGAACCGAGAACATTCAGGACAGG is part of the Candidatus Neomarinimicrobiota bacterium genome and encodes:
- the nuoH gene encoding NADH-quinone oxidoreductase subunit NuoH gives rise to the protein MLAVMGMMYGERRLSAFIQDRLGPNRVGPKGMFQPLADGIKFLMKEDLVPAGVDKPIFILAPAMLLIPALMTFAVIPFGAPLHLFGRDIALQVADVNIGILYILALTSVGVYGIVLAGWSSNSKYPLLGGLRSSAQLISYELAMGLAIVSIVLLSGSLRLGDIVADQQGHLLSWNIFKQPLAFLIFLIATYAETNRLPFDLAEAEQELVGGYHTEYSSMKFAMFFLAEYANMVTASALTVTLFFGGWDIPGIDETVLGNWGWLASALVFAAKTAFFLFLYIWVRWTFPRFRYDQLMTLGWKVMLPLAILNIFFTGGYLVLVT
- a CDS encoding NADH-quinone oxidoreductase subunit N, which codes for MDNFQSLRLFVPELAVLGTILVAIIADLIYPREKSSRVGYWVLGGLAFALVALWLSSSGEITSLFLGSLALDPFARIFKFVFLLATGIVILMSLRSDELAEVRMGEYYGLLATMVLGMFLMASSVDLIMVYLSIEVVSIVSFILAGYLKVQVRSNEASLKYVIYGAFSSGIMLYGLSLLFGLTGTTKLFEIREAVSLLGEEANLALMIATIFIMAGFGYKISAVPFHFWTPDVYEGAPTPITAYLSVAPKAAGFALLIRFFNSLFGTGEFLNAAAWQSLEGIPWQHIMAAVSAATMILGNLVAIQQSNIKRLLAYSSIAHAGYIMMGIPVMSQDGIYAMIFYIVIYLFMQLGAFLVAILISNQYKTELIDEYSGMGFKSPFLGVLMAVFMFSLTGIPPTAGFIGKFYLFAALINGGPQFYWLAVVGAINSVVSLYYYMRVVKVMFFEGESQQELYLPPRPSSSLLLVLGIPTILFGVYWSPIASWVHNSLMFFVARM
- the nuoI gene encoding NADH-quinone oxidoreductase subunit NuoI, which produces MGTIITSYEPTLWDKLYLPAMIKGLMVTLRHMYRKKITVEYPDEKHVPPEGYRGLHRLNKYPDERIRCVACEMCVAACPANCIHIVPGSSPWEGDEERYPVRFDIDLLRCIFCGFCEMACPEEAIELTEIYDFSDFTREGLWIDKEGLLEVYEATKSTSYYRPGSEKTSSGIGSRVE
- a CDS encoding NADH-quinone oxidoreductase subunit J translates to MSLTLIFYIISFIAVASALLVVLNRNAVYSVIFLILTFFSLASLFLLLGAYFLAVLEILIYAGAIMVLFLFVIMLLNVSREDALPRLVQLKRGLSLLLIIVFFLGLTLIIIQGTPIHPGPRVVGTHGSVAALGEALFSKYLFPFEVASLLLFVALIGTVYLAKRKI
- a CDS encoding NADH-quinone oxidoreductase subunit B family protein, translating into MTSQEIKSNILTTTVESAINWSRKNSLWPMPFGTACCGIEMMAALAARTDIARFGAEAIRFSPRQSDLLLVAGRITIKMMPVLTRIYEQMPEPKWVISMGACASSGGVFDTYSVIQGVDQFIPVDVYVPGCPPRPEGVLDGLMKLQDLVERERLSDYSVSTPV
- a CDS encoding NAD(P)H-dependent oxidoreductase subunit E — protein: MNEKGANDQTFRFRNPSQVENILSQYPDRRSALLPLLHMATAEAGYITQPIINAVARIVEAHPSEIMETVSFYSMLHTAPKGEFILQICQTLPCSIRGADNLVDHLCERLSIQPGETTKDGKFTVMKVECLGACDIAPLVQVNNDHHEKMTVEKLDKLLKSLS
- a CDS encoding NADH-quinone oxidoreductase subunit A, translated to MIEDYVPIFFVFVLAVTFVLVVLGLTHFLGPRAKSPAKSMAYESGVDPIAASRIRFSVKYFLVGLLFIIFDIEIVYLFPWAVVFKEFLSAGSFIFLEMVIFLSILMFGYLFVWRKGALEWE
- a CDS encoding NADH-quinone oxidoreductase subunit C; the protein is MSVPRIISRIKEGHSDAILDVTQFAGDTTLHVKGDAILQVLKELKGEGFNFLADLTAVDNLTLGGFERFVVVYHLLSHEKVERLTVKAHVPEDDPSLASVESLWRTADWQEREVYDLYGIRFEGHPDLTRILNPHDYEGYPLRKDYPRVGRGERKDFPVVERKIGSKSPRK
- the nuoF gene encoding NADH-quinone oxidoreductase subunit NuoF; this translates as MTGHSDPARFEPVLTRDVHLQDSHTLRTYVKGGGYASLNKILKGGGPDDVTQEIKASNLRGRGGAGFPTGKKWEFVPKDSPKPKYLICNADESEPGTFKDRLIMNKAPHRMLEGMIIASYAIDCHKAFIYIRGEFYKEYKILEGAVGEAYEANLLGENISGSDYHLDVVIHRGAGAYICGEETGLLESLEGKRGWPRIRPPFPAVAGYLACPTVVQNVETLACLPDIIDRGSGWFKSIGPEQGPGPKLFCLSGSVNNPGVYEAPMGVPLSELIYDFGGGIDGGKALKAVLPGGVSSAVLTAEGIEGLNMDFESLAARHTILGSAGIIVMDESVNMVNACLNLARFFAQESCGQCTPCREGTVWLVQILTRLFRGNAQRKDIDLILDVTENIGGLSDLSQGSYGKTLCPFGEAVAWPVRSFVEKFQDEFAATF
- the nuoD gene encoding NADH dehydrogenase (quinone) subunit D, with translation MRQENLMVTEEKSLETERMVLNFGPSHPATHGTLRIIMELDGETVVGVRPEIGFLHSGFEKLGEYLNYNQYITITDRMNYMSPLCNNVAYALSAEKLMGIEVPRRAQYIRLLMCELSRIADHLVCVGMQAVDLGAMTVFLYCFRLREAIYDLFESATGTRLTTSYTVVGGLTRDIPHGFNDAVIKVLGQVDEVTNDVQTLLNKNRIWQNRTKGVGVITKEDAISYGITGPMARAAGVDWDIRVKEPYSSYDDFEFDVAIGLNGDVFDRYLVRMEEIRQSALLCRQAIDKMPPGEVNVDSSSKVILPPKDEVYNSIEGLIYHFEITMPNRGMKPPVGEAYVPTESPNGELGFYIVSDGSSVPYKVRTRPPSFINYSVFSKIMKGHMLSDAVAILGGLNIIAGELDR
- a CDS encoding molybdopterin-dependent oxidoreductase, with protein sequence MAFIRIDDKELEVEQETSVLEAALAGGIEIPHYCYHPALDIVGSCRMCLVQVEGMDKLQISCNTFIEEVSKEKKVDGKYDAVIHTQNDLVKKEQENILEFLLINHPLDCPVCDQAGECLLQDYSFRYGRAHSRFEENKRVRPNEYLGSRIVINHNRCIMCTRCVRFTEQISGTKELFIKFRGNPSKIAVLEDHPLDNFLAGNAADICPVGALLSTDYIHKNRIWNLSNQSSVCTDCSVGCNIDVCYQDDRIYRITPRENHEVNGYFMCDIGRYGFHRYEDIERVTQPLIRKNGEFSEISWEGALKEVFDHFTRGTEKEKPFVAGIVSPFHTNESNFLLGRLMKKVFRGRSALGMLPPIEEEKDLVYSSGFRISGDRSPNRRGVVDLCPDLVDDILDTIREKKIKLMYVLDDGIDRGLGEGWGDVFRNLRFAVVQTYAMTPMARSAHLVLPGPAPLEREGTLTSDRGRVQWLRPSLPLSGSIRHDWAIVMEVMNTVGKRELKYGDVADILREIGDDFPAYSEISLFRLGDQGLPTDG